From Vreelandella neptunia, the proteins below share one genomic window:
- a CDS encoding cysteine hydrolase family protein, with protein sequence MSNRAIIVVDIQNEYFPGGQLPLEGIEKAVTNAAKVIEHARSVKDLVVYFQHESADSEIPFFTPGTQEVAIHPVVAPLDQETVLVKHFPNSFRETGLKALLDQQNIEEVVIIGAMSHMCIDATSRAASDLGYKTTIVHDACATLDLEFDGVMVPATQVHATIMAALAFAYGTVTATEHYIG encoded by the coding sequence ATGAGTAACCGCGCAATCATTGTCGTCGATATTCAGAATGAATATTTCCCTGGCGGCCAGCTGCCACTAGAAGGTATTGAGAAGGCAGTAACGAATGCAGCCAAAGTCATTGAGCATGCTCGGTCGGTAAAAGATCTCGTCGTCTATTTTCAACATGAATCTGCTGATTCAGAAATCCCTTTCTTCACCCCCGGTACGCAAGAGGTAGCCATTCATCCCGTGGTCGCGCCGTTGGACCAGGAAACGGTACTAGTGAAGCATTTTCCTAACTCGTTTCGTGAGACCGGTTTGAAAGCGCTATTGGATCAGCAAAATATTGAGGAGGTTGTCATTATCGGCGCAATGAGCCACATGTGCATCGATGCAACCAGCCGTGCAGCTTCGGATTTGGGTTACAAGACGACGATTGTCCACGATGCCTGCGCCACGCTGGACCTTGAATTCGATGGCGTGATGGTGCCGGCGACTCAGGTTCATGCAACGATAATGGCAGCCTTGGCATTCGCTTATGGCACGGTAACTGCAACGGAGCACTATATCGGGTAA
- a CDS encoding MBL fold metallo-hydrolase, which produces MLIKTLASSTVLATALIAGSASADLSAKESTHQVQQVRNATVKITYGDTTFLIDPMLAEQGAYPGFEDTYRSELRNPLVELTMPAEEVVDDTDAVIVTHTHLDHWDAAAQELLPKNIPLFAQNATDAELIRSQGFSDVRILDVGAEFGGVQLHKTGGQHGSDTLYAVPELAQSLGDVMGVVFEAPGQKTTYVVGDSVWRDEVEQALERYNPEVIVLNTGAAEVTGFEGDPIIMGKEDTLRTHKTTPNATIIAVHMDAVNHMTLSRDELADYVQKEGIQDHVLIPSDGEVTSF; this is translated from the coding sequence ATGCTAATTAAGACCCTCGCTAGTTCTACCGTCCTAGCCACGGCACTCATCGCCGGTAGTGCATCTGCTGACTTGAGCGCTAAAGAATCAACGCATCAGGTGCAGCAGGTTCGCAATGCGACTGTGAAGATCACCTATGGGGATACCACCTTCCTGATCGATCCTATGCTGGCCGAACAGGGCGCCTATCCAGGCTTCGAGGATACTTACCGTAGCGAGCTGCGTAATCCGCTGGTTGAGCTGACAATGCCGGCAGAGGAAGTGGTCGACGACACAGACGCCGTAATAGTCACTCATACACACCTCGACCACTGGGATGCCGCCGCGCAGGAGCTATTGCCGAAGAACATCCCCTTATTCGCTCAGAATGCCACCGATGCCGAGCTAATTCGCTCTCAGGGTTTTAGCGATGTGCGCATCCTTGATGTAGGAGCCGAATTCGGCGGAGTGCAGCTTCACAAGACGGGTGGCCAGCATGGCTCCGATACCCTCTATGCCGTTCCCGAACTGGCGCAATCGCTCGGTGACGTCATGGGCGTAGTCTTCGAAGCCCCTGGGCAAAAAACCACTTATGTGGTCGGCGATAGCGTATGGCGTGACGAAGTCGAGCAGGCACTGGAGCGCTACAACCCTGAGGTGATCGTGTTGAATACAGGCGCCGCTGAGGTAACCGGCTTCGAAGGTGATCCCATCATTATGGGTAAAGAAGATACGCTACGTACCCATAAGACGACCCCCAACGCCACCATCATCGCGGTGCATATGGATGCCGTGAATCATATGACATTAAGCCGTGACGAACTGGCCGATTACGTGCAGAAAGAGGGAATTCAAGATCACGTATTGATTCCTTCCGATGGCGAAGTCACCTCCTTTTAA
- a CDS encoding tyrosine-type recombinase/integrase: MNVLTEISCKPTPWNKGKLVGQKAPLRLRDIWAIRVRLQLAKKTRDLALFNLAIDSKLRGCDLVNLRVRDIAHGACISPRAIVMQQKTHRPVQFEITEQTRIAIIDWIQLAQLRNEDFLFPSRINSAKHLSTRQYARIVKAWVTEIGLDASIYGTHTMRRTKASLIYRRTKNLRAVQLLLGHTKLESTVRYLGIEVDDALEMAEQTEV, from the coding sequence ATGAACGTTTTGACTGAAATCTCCTGTAAACCTACACCTTGGAATAAAGGCAAGTTGGTTGGACAGAAGGCGCCTCTGCGTCTTCGCGATATCTGGGCTATACGTGTTCGCCTACAGCTTGCTAAAAAGACGAGAGACCTCGCCCTCTTCAATTTAGCCATCGATAGTAAATTACGAGGCTGCGACCTCGTCAATTTACGAGTACGGGATATAGCTCATGGTGCGTGTATATCCCCACGAGCGATTGTGATGCAGCAAAAAACGCATCGACCTGTCCAGTTCGAAATAACCGAGCAAACGCGCATCGCTATTATCGACTGGATACAGCTGGCTCAGCTCCGAAACGAAGACTTCTTATTTCCCAGCAGAATCAATAGCGCAAAGCATCTTTCGACGCGCCAATATGCCCGTATTGTGAAAGCCTGGGTCACCGAAATAGGTCTAGATGCGTCAATTTATGGCACGCACACGATGCGCCGCACCAAAGCGTCGCTGATATACCGTCGCACGAAAAACTTAAGGGCCGTGCAGCTGCTCCTAGGTCATACGAAGCTGGAAAGCACCGTCAGATATCTTGGGATTGAAGTAGATGATGCTTTGGAAATGGCAGAACAGACAGAAGTTTGA
- a CDS encoding GlxA family transcriptional regulator, producing the protein MSLPNVGLILHPRFSPFHFSVPYMVFGIALSDRTLFNLSIVAPGGKSMEGERAMTVRPDGGLELLDKMDIAIVPGWHDLNEAPPQELCEALVRCHERGAHVVGLCYGTYALAYAGLLDGRRASTHWMAEQDFSGRFPKVKLDTNALYVEEDRLVTSAGTAAGLDCCLFLVREYYSAQVANKVARAMIVPPHREGGQAQFIEQPVAASTQDAHINRLLDYLRENLSASHTIDELAARTAMSRRTFTRNFQKATGMTVVAWLVSERLRRGRELLETTSLSVEAIAEKTGFHTATSFRQHFRQRHRVSPRDWRKTFGDIS; encoded by the coding sequence TTGTCTCTACCCAACGTCGGCCTAATCCTCCACCCGCGCTTCAGTCCCTTCCATTTCTCCGTGCCCTATATGGTGTTTGGTATAGCGTTGTCCGATCGCACGCTGTTCAATCTGTCCATTGTGGCACCTGGGGGAAAGTCCATGGAGGGCGAACGGGCGATGACAGTGAGGCCCGATGGCGGTTTAGAACTGTTGGATAAGATGGATATTGCGATAGTGCCTGGATGGCATGACCTGAATGAAGCACCGCCACAAGAGTTGTGTGAGGCGCTCGTCCGCTGTCATGAGCGAGGCGCCCACGTAGTGGGGCTGTGTTACGGCACCTATGCACTGGCTTACGCCGGGCTATTGGATGGCAGGCGGGCGTCAACCCACTGGATGGCCGAGCAGGACTTTAGTGGCCGCTTTCCTAAAGTTAAGCTGGACACCAATGCGCTCTATGTGGAGGAAGATCGTCTAGTGACGTCTGCCGGTACCGCTGCTGGCCTGGACTGTTGCTTATTCCTGGTACGCGAATACTATAGCGCGCAGGTTGCCAACAAGGTAGCTCGTGCCATGATAGTCCCACCACATCGGGAAGGTGGGCAGGCGCAGTTCATAGAGCAGCCTGTAGCCGCCTCAACACAAGATGCTCATATCAATCGCCTGCTCGACTATCTGCGAGAAAACTTGTCGGCATCGCACACTATCGATGAGCTTGCTGCTCGCACCGCCATGAGCCGACGTACCTTTACGCGAAATTTCCAAAAAGCCACCGGCATGACCGTAGTGGCGTGGCTGGTGAGCGAGCGGTTACGGCGTGGGCGCGAGCTTTTGGAAACCACCTCTTTGTCGGTAGAAGCGATTGCAGAAAAGACTGGCTTTCACACAGCGACGTCTTTCCGGCAACATTTTAGGCAGCGTCATCGGGTTAGCCCACGCGATTGGCGCAAGACTTTCGGCGACATTTCTTGA